A section of the candidate division KSB1 bacterium genome encodes:
- a CDS encoding tyrosine-type recombinase/integrase, translated as MSVNQSSRKTVLVVARKAGLPKGATCHTFPDSFATHILNGSYDMGTLQELVGHNDVKTTAIWRHLVNRGGKGVKSPSDKL; from the coding sequence ATGTCCGTGAATCAATCATCCAGAAAAACGGTCCTCGTTGTCGCTAGAAAGGCCGGATTGCCCAAGGGAGCCACTTGCCATACGTTCCCCGACTCCTTCGCTACGCATATTCTTAACGGCAGCTACGATATGGGGACGCTGCAAGAGCTTGTTGGGCACAACGACGTCAAGACGACGGCGATCTGGAGGCATCTGGTGAACCGGGGCGGCAAAGGTGTAAAGAGCCCGTCTGACAAGTTGTAG
- a CDS encoding serine/threonine protein kinase gives MRGTHEVERFLGEGAFAEVYRVKHRFLGRQALKLLKIIGMSISEVEQYLEEAIILSRIGHPNIIRVFDANVTETSRGICGFFTMEYIAGGSLEQCWRSHGSQFVPVETAVEIICQACRGIAVAHSEKPPIIHRDITPQNILVGYDAGGLRVRVSDFGLAKRVNPLTLMASAKGTRCFKPPEVFRDFQSDSCPGDVWALGSTLYLLLTDRLPFSDLGDMDLFDGKCFERPMIPPSRLNFQVDPVLDQIAYKALALRPQERYPNAKEFLDDLSKWKPALPRKTKRRPKDQVPSDMSKSALGTYSSPNQTLGENMARHAINLAGGAGKLSEAADLMEEAFNKWPDLRKRYEGQVKLWRRGISM, from the coding sequence ATCAGAGGGACCCATGAGGTTGAGCGATTCCTTGGGGAAGGCGCTTTCGCCGAAGTTTATCGCGTGAAGCATCGGTTTCTCGGACGGCAGGCTTTGAAGCTTCTGAAGATCATAGGGATGAGCATAAGCGAGGTTGAGCAGTATCTCGAAGAAGCTATCATCCTCTCTCGGATCGGTCATCCCAACATCATCAGGGTGTTCGATGCCAACGTCACCGAGACATCAAGAGGCATATGCGGATTCTTTACCATGGAATATATCGCTGGAGGAAGCCTTGAACAATGCTGGCGGTCACATGGTAGTCAGTTCGTACCTGTGGAAACTGCCGTCGAGATCATATGCCAGGCATGTCGGGGCATAGCCGTTGCCCACAGCGAAAAGCCACCAATCATCCATCGGGACATCACACCTCAGAACATCCTTGTGGGCTACGACGCCGGTGGACTCCGCGTACGAGTGAGCGATTTTGGACTGGCAAAGCGAGTCAATCCCCTTACCCTCATGGCGAGCGCCAAGGGAACACGCTGCTTCAAACCCCCTGAGGTCTTCCGGGACTTCCAGAGCGACTCCTGCCCTGGGGATGTGTGGGCTCTCGGCTCGACTTTGTATCTTCTCCTTACAGACCGTTTACCGTTCTCGGACCTCGGAGACATGGACCTGTTCGACGGAAAATGTTTTGAACGGCCGATGATTCCGCCCAGCAGGCTCAATTTCCAAGTTGACCCAGTGCTCGATCAAATTGCCTACAAGGCGCTTGCACTAAGACCGCAGGAGAGATATCCGAACGCCAAGGAATTCCTGGATGACCTCTCCAAGTGGAAGCCCGCACTTCCGCGCAAAACTAAACGGCGACCGAAGGACCAAGTCCCATCAGACATGTCAAAAAGTGCTCTCGGAACCTATTCGTCGCCAAACCAGACCCTAGGTGAGAATATGGCTCGACATGCTATCAATCTAGCCGGGGGGGCTGGAAAACTATCAGAAGCCGCAGACTTGATGGAAGAGGCGTTCAACAAATGGCCCGATCTGAGGAAACGGTACGAGGGGCAAGTGAAGTTATGGAGGAGAGGGATCTCTATGTAA
- a CDS encoding Hsp70 family protein, translating to MERETIDFGIDLGTTNSEIAVLKGTEVEVFRNNERFEYTPSAVWIDQKARLWVGRQAKERLEDDPENASCEFKLQMGTGEEMVFSRSGRRMKPEELSAEVLKELRKIVKQRTGEDIEAAVITVPAAFELPQTDATKRAAQLAGLRQSPLVQEPVAAALAYGFQSVSDKVFWLVYDFGGGTFDAAVIQVPDGVIEVVNHGGDYHLGGKLIDWAIVDELLIPAVTREYRLSDFRRGNPKWRSAIAKLKLNAEEAKIRVSGSDSTEIIIDFLSKDDNGQPVSFEYELMRKDVERLAEPLILRSINICKKVLAEKRLDKSDVEKIILVGGPTMMPYLRAMLSDGLGIPLDLRVDPLTVVARGAAVFAGTQRLNVGPPKPVAEGQLGIELEYKPMGPDTDPLVGGKVVSTQVRDFSGFTGEFINASAIPSWRSGRIGLSPDGCFVTNVWAEKGHPNTFKIELWDPTGRRIKTMPDSFTYTFGMVITDQALIHSVGVATASNEMRWFFEKGSSLPLRRKEVLKTAFAVHQGKAGDVIRIPAMEGENRRADRNHKIGVLEVHAHEVKRDVPVGSDVEVTIEIDESRLPRVKAYIPILDEEYEKVMKLGYDRIDPSSVKKDFDHEKKRLEEIRRKSKETQDPLAQEILDRIDRECMVNEVEASLAAASADTDAAKKAENRLCDLKVALDQAEEAVEWPALVKEAEKLISASKEAVREHGDSADMRTLENHEAEVQKAIQTHDADILRKKVDDMRVFVIRVLDRKGIVQVIWFQELSEMKTQMRDQAMAEQLISEGQRAINNNDIDGLRAVNRQLATLLPSPPPPPDISTVI from the coding sequence ATGGAGCGAGAAACAATTGATTTTGGAATTGATCTGGGTACGACCAACAGCGAAATCGCCGTTCTGAAAGGCACGGAGGTTGAGGTATTCAGGAACAATGAGAGGTTTGAATACACACCATCGGCGGTGTGGATTGACCAAAAAGCTCGCTTGTGGGTCGGGCGGCAGGCCAAGGAGCGATTGGAGGATGACCCCGAGAACGCCTCCTGCGAGTTCAAACTGCAGATGGGAACAGGAGAGGAAATGGTATTCAGCCGAAGCGGCAGGCGGATGAAACCCGAGGAACTTTCCGCGGAAGTTCTGAAGGAACTTCGGAAGATCGTGAAGCAGCGAACAGGAGAAGACATAGAAGCCGCTGTCATAACCGTCCCGGCGGCATTTGAACTCCCGCAAACTGACGCCACGAAACGCGCGGCGCAGTTGGCCGGTTTAAGGCAAAGTCCTCTTGTTCAGGAACCGGTAGCTGCGGCCTTAGCCTATGGCTTTCAAAGCGTCAGCGACAAGGTGTTCTGGCTTGTTTACGACTTCGGCGGAGGCACCTTCGACGCTGCCGTGATCCAGGTGCCTGATGGCGTCATTGAAGTTGTGAATCATGGCGGCGATTATCACCTCGGCGGCAAACTGATCGACTGGGCAATTGTTGATGAGTTGCTTATTCCTGCCGTTACCCGTGAGTACCGGTTGTCGGACTTCCGACGGGGCAACCCCAAGTGGCGGTCAGCCATTGCCAAACTGAAGCTAAATGCGGAAGAGGCCAAAATCAGGGTATCGGGTAGCGACTCGACAGAGATCATTATTGACTTCCTTTCTAAAGACGACAATGGACAGCCGGTAAGCTTCGAGTACGAACTCATGAGGAAAGATGTAGAACGGCTGGCTGAACCACTCATTCTACGTTCGATCAACATTTGTAAGAAGGTGCTTGCCGAGAAACGGCTTGACAAGAGCGATGTGGAGAAGATCATCCTTGTTGGTGGACCAACCATGATGCCGTACCTGCGGGCTATGCTGTCAGACGGCTTGGGGATCCCGCTTGACCTCCGGGTTGATCCTTTGACCGTGGTAGCACGGGGCGCTGCCGTGTTCGCAGGAACACAGCGGCTCAACGTGGGTCCACCTAAGCCGGTAGCTGAGGGGCAGTTGGGCATCGAACTCGAATACAAGCCCATGGGGCCCGACACGGATCCACTAGTGGGTGGGAAGGTAGTCTCCACGCAAGTCAGGGACTTTTCCGGTTTCACGGGCGAGTTCATCAATGCCAGCGCAATCCCGTCTTGGCGAAGCGGAAGAATCGGGCTCAGTCCAGACGGATGCTTTGTGACGAACGTGTGGGCCGAGAAAGGACATCCCAACACTTTTAAGATTGAGCTATGGGATCCGACGGGTCGCCGCATCAAAACCATGCCGGACAGTTTCACGTACACTTTCGGAATGGTCATCACCGACCAAGCGTTGATTCACTCAGTCGGAGTCGCAACGGCCAGTAACGAAATGCGTTGGTTCTTTGAAAAAGGATCGTCGCTCCCGCTTCGCCGAAAAGAGGTGTTGAAGACGGCATTTGCAGTGCATCAAGGCAAGGCAGGCGACGTGATCCGCATCCCCGCGATGGAGGGGGAGAACCGAAGGGCAGACCGGAATCACAAGATAGGAGTGCTCGAGGTTCATGCCCACGAAGTCAAGCGAGACGTTCCGGTGGGTAGCGACGTTGAGGTGACGATTGAGATTGACGAGTCCCGTCTGCCTCGTGTGAAGGCCTACATTCCCATCCTTGATGAGGAATATGAGAAGGTTATGAAACTGGGATACGACAGGATCGACCCATCGAGCGTGAAGAAGGACTTTGATCATGAGAAGAAGCGGCTGGAGGAGATTCGGAGAAAGAGCAAGGAGACTCAAGATCCCCTCGCTCAGGAGATTCTCGACCGGATAGATCGAGAATGCATGGTCAACGAGGTCGAGGCGAGTCTGGCGGCGGCTTCGGCAGACACCGATGCTGCGAAAAAGGCCGAGAATCGTCTCTGCGACCTAAAGGTAGCCTTGGACCAAGCAGAGGAGGCAGTTGAATGGCCTGCCTTGGTTAAGGAAGCCGAGAAGCTTATTTCTGCGTCAAAAGAGGCAGTGCGCGAACACGGAGACAGCGCAGACATGCGCACGCTAGAGAACCATGAGGCTGAAGTTCAGAAAGCTATCCAGACTCATGATGCGGATATCCTCCGTAAGAAAGTGGATGATATGAGAGTTTTTGTCATCCGAGTTCTCGACCGCAAGGGGATCGTGCAGGTCATCTGGTTCCAGGAACTCAGTGAAATGAAAACCCAGATGCGGGATCAGGCCATGGCCGAACAACTGATCTCAGAGGGCCAGAGGGCAATCAACAACAACGACATTGACGGACTACGCGCGGTGAATCGACAGTTGGCCACACTTCTGCCATCGCCTCCGCCTCCGCCGGATATCAGCACCGTGATTTAG